The Sesamum indicum cultivar Zhongzhi No. 13 linkage group LG6, S_indicum_v1.0, whole genome shotgun sequence genome has a segment encoding these proteins:
- the LOC105164505 gene encoding autophagy-related protein 18a-like isoform X2 codes for MASSSTAAGPSIRHPRNPDATLPPSIVHLSFNHLRSLFAVGTTDGYMIFNTNSFVLTRHRYFPQHDRHGDFAIVQMDLDTRKFALVCGLNLNRVRIWDDAEREFMGWIEFHSEVKSFRLWQNRLVAVTMQKVLIYNIIGFLYLHEIETGPNPKGLCEVSHSEQMVLVCLGSDKGEVSVVHYSLRSNTSTLIKAHDSDVACLALSYDGRLLATAGTEGTLVRVFDASDGRLLQELRRDSEGAEIHSLCFSYDAELLAVSCNKGAVHIFRLNTGSSSMETDGPQEAEQNNISLSRLSSFKGILSNSFSSKWPMAQFRVPEDIQHIVEFGHQTNTILIGGTNGRFYRCKFDPIAGGEMTQMECHNYLQPELDS; via the exons ATGGCTTCATCGTCAACAGCCGCCGGCCCCTCCATCCGACATCCAAGAAACCCAGACGCCACCCTGCCACCGTCCATAGTGCACCTTTCTTTCAACCATTTACGCAGCCTCTTTGCTGTCGGCACCACCGACGGCTACATGATATTCAACACCAACTCTTTTGTACTAACCCGTCACCGATACTTCCCCCAGCATGACCGACATGGCGACTTTGCTATCGTGCAGATGGACTTAGACACCAGAAAATTTGCCCTAGTCTGCGGACTCAACCTGAACAGAGTCAGGATCTGGGATGATGCTGAGCGAGAATTCATGGGGTGGATCGAATTCCATTCCGAAGTGAAGAGCTTCCGCCTTTGGCAGAACCGCCTTGTTGCCGTGACGATGCAAAAGgtactcatttacaatataattGGCTTCCTATATTTGCATGAGATAGAGACCGGGCCCAATCCGAAGGGGTTGTGTGAAGTTTCGCATTCGGAGCAGATGGTTCTGGTTTGCTTGGGATCGGATAAAGGGGAGGTGAGCGTGGTGCACTACTCGTTACGTAGTAATACTAGTACGCTGATAAAGGCCCACGACTCGGATGTTGCGTGTCTTGCTTTGTCGTATGACGGGAGGCTGCTGGCAACCGCGGGTACTGAGGGCACGTTGGTTAGGGTGTTCGACGCATCGGACGGAAGGTTGCTTCAGGAG TTAAGAAGGGATTCTGAAGGAGCAGAGATTCACAGCCTTTGTTTCTCCTATGATGCTGAGTTGTTGGCTGTTTCATGCAATAAAGGAGCAGtccatatttttagattaaacaCGGGCTCAAGTTCCATGGAAACCGATGGACCACAGGAAGcagaacaaaataatatttctcttTCGCGTCTTTCCTCCTTCAAAg GTATTCTATCAAATTCTTTTAGTTCTAAGTGGCCGATGGCTCAGTTTCGTGTACCAGAAGATATACAACACATTGTCGAGTTTGGCCACCAAACGAACACAATTCTCATTGGTGGCACGAATGGCAG ATTCTACAGATGCAAGTTTGATCCAATTGCAGGTGGGGAGATGACTCAAATGGAATGCCACAACTACCTTCAGCCAGAACTGGACTCGTGA
- the LOC105164505 gene encoding autophagy-related protein 18a-like isoform X1 gives MASSSTAAGPSIRHPRNPDATLPPSIVHLSFNHLRSLFAVGTTDGYMIFNTNSFVLTRHRYFPQHDRHGDFAIVQMDLDTRKFALVCGLNLNRVRIWDDAEREFMGWIEFHSEVKSFRLWQNRLVAVTMQKVLIYNIIGFLYLHEIETGPNPKGLCEVSHSEQMVLVCLGSDKGEVSVVHYSLRSNTSTLIKAHDSDVACLALSYDGRLLATAGTEGTLVRVFDASDGRLLQELRRDSEGAEIHSLCFSYDAELLAVSCNKGAVHIFRLNTGSSSMETDGPQEAEQNNISLSRLSSFKGILSNSFSSKWPMAQFRVPEDIQHIVEFGHQTNTILIGGTNGRWGDDSNGMPQLPSARTGLVSTLWLDFVGNSLDCECISLVENCK, from the exons ATGGCTTCATCGTCAACAGCCGCCGGCCCCTCCATCCGACATCCAAGAAACCCAGACGCCACCCTGCCACCGTCCATAGTGCACCTTTCTTTCAACCATTTACGCAGCCTCTTTGCTGTCGGCACCACCGACGGCTACATGATATTCAACACCAACTCTTTTGTACTAACCCGTCACCGATACTTCCCCCAGCATGACCGACATGGCGACTTTGCTATCGTGCAGATGGACTTAGACACCAGAAAATTTGCCCTAGTCTGCGGACTCAACCTGAACAGAGTCAGGATCTGGGATGATGCTGAGCGAGAATTCATGGGGTGGATCGAATTCCATTCCGAAGTGAAGAGCTTCCGCCTTTGGCAGAACCGCCTTGTTGCCGTGACGATGCAAAAGgtactcatttacaatataattGGCTTCCTATATTTGCATGAGATAGAGACCGGGCCCAATCCGAAGGGGTTGTGTGAAGTTTCGCATTCGGAGCAGATGGTTCTGGTTTGCTTGGGATCGGATAAAGGGGAGGTGAGCGTGGTGCACTACTCGTTACGTAGTAATACTAGTACGCTGATAAAGGCCCACGACTCGGATGTTGCGTGTCTTGCTTTGTCGTATGACGGGAGGCTGCTGGCAACCGCGGGTACTGAGGGCACGTTGGTTAGGGTGTTCGACGCATCGGACGGAAGGTTGCTTCAGGAG TTAAGAAGGGATTCTGAAGGAGCAGAGATTCACAGCCTTTGTTTCTCCTATGATGCTGAGTTGTTGGCTGTTTCATGCAATAAAGGAGCAGtccatatttttagattaaacaCGGGCTCAAGTTCCATGGAAACCGATGGACCACAGGAAGcagaacaaaataatatttctcttTCGCGTCTTTCCTCCTTCAAAg GTATTCTATCAAATTCTTTTAGTTCTAAGTGGCCGATGGCTCAGTTTCGTGTACCAGAAGATATACAACACATTGTCGAGTTTGGCCACCAAACGAACACAATTCTCATTGGTGGCACGAATGGCAG GTGGGGAGATGACTCAAATGGAATGCCACAACTACCTTCAGCCAGAACTGGACTCGTGAGTACACTTTGGCTAGATTTTGTAGGCAATTCATTGGATTGTGAATGTATTAGTTTGGtagaaaattgtaaatag